The following are encoded together in the Zingiber officinale cultivar Zhangliang chromosome 8A, Zo_v1.1, whole genome shotgun sequence genome:
- the LOC122011255 gene encoding zinc finger protein STAMENLESS 1-like — translation MADDGEVDQEASGSDERQEENAQGKVSSHVRWLAKASFSPTVNCQRAEENSLDLNNYPDEHGKPPPAEESTMTSAASVGTTRTGLKKKKGLGNDEAAKVYECRFCSLKFCKSQALGGHMNRHRQERETETLDRARQLVFSTEGLAGAASAVRGFQHGAGLNGEPFLQFRPAVVYPNAPAVKQYMYPSSSAASSPYQHPAVICNYYVGHVVSGGSQSQALCGPHQDPSFTCYGAPLSRSFPVEEARLATARDSGAPYNLSLS, via the exons ATGGCTGACGATGGAGAGGTTGATCAGGAAGCATCCGGCAGTGATGAGAGACAAGAAGAGAACGCACAAGGAAAGGTTTCGAGTCATGTGAGATGGCTCGCAAAAGCTTCATTCTCCCCCACTGTCAACTGTCA GAGGGCAGAGGAGAATTCGCTCGATCTCAACAACTACCCTGACGAACACGGCAAGCCACCGCCGGCAGAGGAAAGCACGATGACCTCTGCTGCCTCCGTCGGCACTACCCGTACAGGGTTAAAGAAAAAGAAGGGGTTGGGAAACGATGAGGCTGCGAAGGTGTACGAGTGCCGGTTTTGCTCCCTCAAGTTCTGCAAATCTCAAGCACTCGGAGGGCACATGAACAGGCATCGACAAG AGAGAGAGACCGAGACGCTGGATCGTGCTCGTCAGCTAGTGTTCAGCACCGAGGGTCTTGCCGGCGCTGCATCAGCCGTCAGAGGCTTCCAACACGGCGCCGGCCTGAATGGAGAACCGTTTCTCCAATTCCGACCAGCTGTGGTCTATCCCAATGCGCCTGCGGTGAAGCAATACATGTACCCTTCTTCTTCAGCAGCCTCCTCGCCCTACCAACACCCCGCCGTCATTTGCAATTACTACGTCGGCCATGTCGTCTCCGGGGGCTCCCAGAGCCAAGCACTCTGTGGCCCTCATCAGGATCCCAGTTTCACATGCTACGGGGCGCCGCTGTCTCGCAGCTTTCCGGTCGAGGAAGCGCGACTGGCCACCGCAAGAGACAGCGGAGCACCTTACAATCTGAGTTTGAGTTAG